One region of Baekduia soli genomic DNA includes:
- a CDS encoding NUDIX hydrolase has product MARSGGASAPSEHSAGGVVVRDGADCVVIVPTRRAASGSRVVALPKGHVDPGETPPQAAAREVREEAGVHARLVDPLGSVRYWYMRDGRRIAKRVDFFLFAYVWGDVGDHDHEVERAFWMPLQEAAQALSYEGERQMAARALSRMVPDG; this is encoded by the coding sequence ATGGCGCGCTCCGGCGGGGCGTCGGCACCGTCCGAGCACTCGGCCGGCGGGGTCGTGGTCCGCGACGGCGCCGACTGCGTGGTCATCGTCCCGACACGCCGCGCGGCGAGCGGGTCACGTGTTGTGGCGCTTCCCAAGGGCCACGTGGACCCCGGCGAGACGCCGCCGCAGGCCGCTGCGCGCGAGGTGCGCGAGGAGGCCGGCGTCCACGCGCGCCTGGTCGACCCCCTGGGCTCGGTGCGCTACTGGTACATGCGGGACGGGCGCCGCATCGCCAAGCGCGTCGACTTCTTCCTGTTCGCCTACGTCTGGGGCGACGTCGGCGACCACGACCACGAGGTCGAGCGGGCGTTCTGGATGCCCCTCCAGGAGGCGGCACAGGCCCTCTCCTACGAGGGCGAGCGCCAGATGGCGGCCCGTGCCCTGTCGCGCATGGTCCCCGACGGGTAG